From Hartmannibacter diazotrophicus, a single genomic window includes:
- a CDS encoding extracellular solute-binding protein, whose protein sequence is MSKSFRNSLLGAVIISASLVPHAFAETTLNALFMAQAAYSEDDVRAMTEAFQKANPDIKVNLEFVPYEGLHDKTVLAQGSGGGYDIVLFDVIWPAEYAENKVLVDVSSRVTDEMKKGVLPGAWTTVEYNGAYYGMPWILDTKYLFYNKKILKEAGIDAPPKTWDELTADAKIIKDKGLLETPIAWSWAQAEAAICDYTTLVSAYGGDFLKDGKPDFQNGGGLDALKYMVSSYESGLTNPNSKEFLEEDVRSVFQNGEAAFALNWTYMYNLANDPKESKVAGDVGVVPAPGVEGKSTVSAVNGSMGLGIPTASKHPDEAWKYIVYMTSQTVQNQYAKLSLPIWASSYSDPAVTAGQEELIAAAKEGLAAMYPRPTTPRYQELSAALQQGIQEALLGQASPEDALKAAADNSGL, encoded by the coding sequence ATGTCGAAGTCTTTCAGAAATTCGCTTCTCGGCGCCGTGATCATCAGCGCCTCGCTCGTCCCGCATGCCTTCGCGGAGACGACGCTCAATGCCCTCTTCATGGCCCAGGCGGCCTATAGCGAGGACGACGTCCGCGCGATGACGGAGGCGTTCCAGAAGGCCAATCCGGACATCAAGGTCAATCTGGAGTTCGTCCCCTATGAGGGCCTGCACGACAAGACCGTTCTGGCGCAGGGCTCCGGCGGCGGCTACGACATCGTGCTCTTCGACGTCATCTGGCCGGCGGAATACGCCGAGAACAAGGTTCTCGTCGACGTCTCGTCGCGCGTGACCGACGAGATGAAGAAGGGCGTCCTGCCGGGTGCCTGGACGACGGTGGAGTATAATGGCGCCTACTACGGCATGCCGTGGATTCTCGACACCAAGTATCTCTTCTACAACAAGAAGATCCTGAAGGAAGCCGGCATCGACGCCCCGCCGAAGACCTGGGACGAGCTGACGGCCGACGCCAAGATCATCAAGGACAAGGGGCTGCTCGAAACCCCGATCGCGTGGAGCTGGGCGCAGGCGGAAGCCGCCATCTGCGACTACACCACCCTCGTCAGCGCCTATGGCGGCGACTTCCTGAAGGACGGCAAGCCCGACTTCCAGAACGGCGGCGGCCTCGATGCGCTGAAATACATGGTCTCCAGCTACGAGTCCGGCCTCACCAATCCGAACTCCAAGGAGTTCCTGGAAGAGGACGTGCGCAGCGTCTTCCAGAACGGCGAGGCGGCCTTCGCGCTCAACTGGACCTACATGTACAACCTCGCCAACGACCCCAAGGAAAGCAAGGTCGCGGGTGATGTCGGTGTCGTCCCTGCGCCGGGCGTTGAAGGCAAGAGCACGGTGTCGGCCGTCAACGGCTCCATGGGCCTCGGCATCCCGACGGCCAGCAAGCATCCCGACGAGGCCTGGAAATACATCGTCTACATGACCTCGCAGACGGTCCAGAACCAGTACGCCAAGCTGAGCCTGCCGATCTGGGCGTCGTCCTATTCCGACCCGGCCGTCACGGCGGGTCAGGAAGAGCTGATCGCGGCCGCCAAGGAAGGTCTCGCGGCCATGTATCCGCGCCCGACCACCCCGCGCTATCAGGAGCTGTCCGCCGCCCTGCAGCAGGGTATCCAGGAAGCCCTGCTCGGTCAGGCATCGCCTGAGGATGCCCTCAAGGCAGCCGCCGACAACAGCGGCCTCTGA
- a CDS encoding carbohydrate ABC transporter permease: protein MERRNLPFTIFIHGAALLLAVIILLPLLWLFIMSISPAADLAAKPLRWWPETIDFSRYHTLLTTLENSAGEAFMASLRNSIQVAGMAAVAAVLVAIPAGWAVSRTPSVGWSLSMVIATYMLPPVALAVPLYMALAHFGMLNNVFGLALVYLTILAPFTTWLMKSGFDTIPREIEAAAMIDGAGLFRTLKTITLPLAAPVIGTSALFAFLLAWDEFFYALLFTSDQRAKTLTVAIADLAGGRVTDYGLIATAGVLAALPPVLVGLLMQRTLISGLTSGGVKG, encoded by the coding sequence ATGGAACGCCGCAATCTGCCCTTCACGATCTTCATCCACGGCGCCGCGCTGCTGCTCGCCGTCATCATCCTGCTGCCGCTCCTCTGGCTCTTCATCATGAGCATCTCGCCCGCTGCGGATCTGGCGGCAAAGCCCCTGCGCTGGTGGCCGGAAACCATCGACTTCTCGCGTTATCACACGCTGCTGACGACGCTGGAGAACAGCGCTGGCGAGGCCTTCATGGCCTCGCTCCGAAACAGTATCCAGGTGGCCGGCATGGCGGCCGTGGCTGCGGTGCTTGTCGCCATCCCCGCCGGCTGGGCCGTCTCGCGCACGCCCTCCGTCGGCTGGTCGCTGTCGATGGTGATCGCGACCTACATGCTGCCGCCGGTCGCCCTCGCCGTGCCGCTCTATATGGCCCTTGCCCATTTCGGGATGCTCAACAACGTCTTCGGCCTCGCGCTCGTCTACCTGACGATCCTCGCCCCCTTCACGACCTGGCTGATGAAATCCGGCTTCGACACGATCCCGCGCGAAATCGAGGCGGCGGCCATGATCGACGGGGCGGGCCTGTTCCGGACGCTGAAGACGATCACGCTGCCGCTCGCCGCCCCGGTGATCGGAACGTCGGCGCTTTTCGCCTTCCTTCTCGCCTGGGACGAATTCTTCTACGCGCTGCTCTTCACCTCCGACCAGCGCGCCAAGACGCTGACCGTCGCCATCGCGGACCTCGCGGGCGGACGCGTCACCGACTACGGACTGATCGCAACCGCCGGCGTCCTCGCCGCCCTCCCCCCGGTTCTGGTCGGTCTTCTCATGCAACGCACCCTGATCTCGGGGCTGACAAGTGGTGGTGTCAAAGGATGA
- a CDS encoding PfkB family carbohydrate kinase has translation MRPLAVIGNVNVDLILGPAAPWPAPGTEIMVDHDELRVGGAAGNSALVWQALGLDFQIAANVGSDEFGRWLKNAFADKAAGWPERPEATTLSVGITHPDGERTFFTTRGHLPRFSLADALSCLDRQALSGGFLLLCGSFLTDDLTGDYEALFDWADANSITVALDTGWPLTGWTGAIRLAARSWLKRCGLVLMNEVEVTTLAEVGDADMAARLIRSWMPEGGIVVVKRGGAGAMAIDADGSRVSAAAPPVRVIDTIGAGDVFNAAFLGSFADGASLTQSLAAGVSIASHAVSTHPREYRAVPVAVEATP, from the coding sequence ATGCGCCCTCTGGCAGTGATCGGCAACGTCAACGTCGACCTGATCCTCGGCCCCGCCGCGCCCTGGCCAGCGCCGGGCACCGAGATCATGGTCGATCATGACGAGTTGCGCGTCGGCGGCGCGGCCGGCAACAGCGCCCTCGTCTGGCAGGCGCTGGGTCTCGATTTCCAGATCGCCGCCAACGTCGGCAGCGACGAATTCGGCCGCTGGCTGAAGAACGCCTTCGCGGACAAGGCGGCCGGGTGGCCCGAGCGCCCCGAAGCGACGACCCTTTCGGTCGGCATCACGCATCCGGACGGCGAGCGCACGTTTTTCACCACACGCGGCCACCTGCCGCGCTTCTCGCTGGCCGATGCCCTCTCCTGCCTCGACCGACAGGCTCTTTCCGGCGGCTTCCTGCTGCTTTGCGGATCCTTCCTGACCGACGACCTGACCGGGGACTACGAAGCCCTTTTCGACTGGGCCGATGCAAACAGCATCACGGTCGCGCTCGACACCGGCTGGCCGCTCACCGGCTGGACCGGCGCGATCAGGCTCGCCGCCCGGTCCTGGCTGAAACGCTGCGGCCTCGTCCTGATGAACGAGGTCGAGGTCACGACGCTTGCCGAAGTCGGTGACGCCGACATGGCCGCGCGGCTGATCCGCTCGTGGATGCCCGAGGGCGGCATCGTCGTCGTCAAGCGGGGCGGCGCCGGGGCGATGGCCATCGACGCCGACGGCTCGCGTGTTTCCGCCGCCGCGCCGCCCGTGCGCGTCATCGACACCATCGGGGCCGGCGATGTCTTCAACGCCGCCTTTCTCGGCAGCTTTGCCGATGGAGCATCCCTGACGCAGAGCCTTGCGGCCGGCGTCTCGATCGCCTCCCACGCCGTTTCCACCCACCCGAGAGAATACCGCGCGGTGCCGGTCGCGGTGGAGGCAACCCCATGA
- a CDS encoding ABC transporter ATP-binding protein, with amino-acid sequence MSALEIRDIRKTFGHVETLKGIDITLESGEFLVLLGSSGCGKSTLLNIIAGLAQPTSGDVRIGERSVLGVHPKDRDIAMVFQSYALYPNLSVRRNIGFGLEMRKVPAVTREAAINDVARLLQIENLLDRKPSQLSGGQRQRVAIGRALVRKPDVFLFDEPLSNLDAKLRMEMRTEIRRLHQMLKTTVVYVTHDQVEAMTLATRIAVMRDGRIEQIGTPEEIYNRPATQYVAAFVGAPPMNMLEARIEQGKLAIAGTDVTLSLPEGLAGTVSDGQTVTLGIRPEILRIAGPDEQGLGVTVEVDELTGPERVVTGKVGGQLIVATLPAATRVSSGEVLNLAFDSRAMHLFDVGTGRNLAP; translated from the coding sequence ATGAGCGCGCTCGAAATCAGGGATATCCGCAAGACATTCGGCCATGTCGAGACGCTGAAGGGAATCGACATCACGCTGGAAAGCGGCGAGTTCCTCGTGCTGCTCGGCTCGTCCGGCTGCGGCAAGTCCACCCTGCTCAACATCATCGCGGGCCTTGCCCAGCCGACCAGCGGCGACGTCAGGATCGGCGAGCGGTCCGTTCTCGGGGTTCATCCGAAGGACCGCGACATCGCGATGGTCTTCCAGTCCTACGCGCTCTACCCGAACCTCTCGGTGCGCCGGAACATCGGCTTCGGGCTCGAAATGCGCAAGGTGCCGGCAGTGACGCGCGAGGCCGCGATCAACGACGTCGCCCGCCTTCTCCAGATCGAAAACCTGCTTGACCGCAAGCCGAGCCAGCTCTCCGGCGGTCAGCGCCAGCGCGTCGCCATCGGCCGGGCGCTCGTGCGCAAGCCCGACGTCTTTCTCTTCGACGAACCGCTCTCGAACCTCGACGCCAAGCTGCGCATGGAGATGCGCACCGAGATCCGCCGCCTGCACCAGATGCTGAAGACCACGGTCGTCTACGTCACCCACGACCAGGTCGAGGCGATGACGCTGGCAACCCGGATCGCGGTGATGCGAGACGGGCGGATCGAGCAGATCGGAACGCCCGAGGAGATCTATAACAGGCCGGCAACGCAGTATGTGGCCGCCTTCGTCGGCGCGCCGCCGATGAACATGCTGGAAGCCCGGATCGAGCAGGGCAAGCTGGCGATCGCCGGAACGGACGTCACCCTCTCGCTGCCGGAAGGCCTTGCAGGCACGGTTTCCGATGGCCAGACGGTCACCCTCGGCATTCGCCCGGAAATCCTGCGCATCGCCGGACCGGACGAACAGGGGCTTGGCGTCACCGTCGAAGTCGACGAGTTGACCGGGCCGGAACGCGTCGTCACCGGCAAGGTCGGCGGCCAGCTGATTGTCGCCACCCTGCCTGCCGCAACCCGCGTCTCTTCGGGCGAGGTACTGAACCTGGCTTTCGACAGCAGGGCCATGCACCTCTTCGATGTCGGGACCGGGCGCAATCTGGCGCCATAG
- a CDS encoding MGH1-like glycoside hydrolase domain-containing protein codes for MTRIDRSAAFERARSVMLENDRGSYTIPTKGLYPFQWNWDSCLTALGQRHFDEDRAFTEIETLLAHQWPDGMVPHIVFHVDDEGYFPGPGVWRTGRPTPTSGITQPPVLAFVLRRLVETCRETAKAEDRARAMLPKANAWHEWFYAMRDPKGEGLVAILHPWESGRDNSIDWDEALAGVPTEGVEPYVRRDTTHVDASHRPHRSDYDRYMWLVQRFRSLGWDNAQLHDASPFQVVDPGFNAILIRADEDLASLARRLGASEIAEVAEARVAKARKAFARLWSEKHGQFVCLNRVAGKLVDSASVGGLLPLLAGLGTAQQQGLLAKRIREWRARSRFGVASHDPADPRFEPKRYWRGPVWIIVNYLLIDGLRRCGLDDVAGEVVADSMALIEESGFAEYYDPTTGEGLGGGNFTWTAAIIAELLTSAEA; via the coding sequence ATGACCCGGATCGACCGTTCGGCGGCCTTCGAGCGCGCCCGTTCCGTGATGCTCGAAAACGATCGCGGCAGCTACACCATCCCGACCAAGGGGCTCTATCCCTTCCAGTGGAATTGGGACAGCTGCCTGACCGCGCTCGGCCAGCGCCATTTCGACGAGGACCGAGCTTTCACCGAGATCGAGACGCTGCTGGCCCACCAGTGGCCCGACGGCATGGTGCCGCATATCGTCTTCCACGTGGATGACGAGGGCTATTTTCCGGGGCCCGGCGTGTGGAGGACGGGACGTCCGACGCCGACCTCCGGCATCACCCAGCCGCCGGTTCTTGCCTTCGTGCTGAGGCGTCTTGTTGAGACTTGCCGCGAAACGGCAAAAGCCGAGGACCGCGCCAGGGCGATGCTGCCGAAGGCCAACGCCTGGCACGAATGGTTCTATGCGATGCGCGATCCGAAGGGGGAAGGGCTCGTCGCCATCCTGCACCCGTGGGAATCGGGGCGAGACAATTCCATCGACTGGGACGAGGCGCTTGCCGGTGTGCCGACCGAGGGGGTGGAGCCTTATGTCCGCCGGGACACGACCCACGTCGATGCCTCGCATCGCCCGCATCGGAGCGATTACGACCGCTACATGTGGCTCGTCCAGCGCTTTCGCAGCCTTGGCTGGGACAATGCGCAGTTGCATGACGCCTCGCCCTTCCAGGTGGTCGATCCCGGCTTCAACGCGATCCTGATCCGCGCCGACGAGGATCTGGCCTCTCTCGCCCGTCGTCTTGGTGCGTCCGAGATTGCTGAGGTTGCCGAGGCTCGGGTAGCGAAAGCGCGCAAGGCCTTCGCGCGGCTCTGGAGCGAAAAGCATGGCCAGTTCGTCTGCCTCAACCGTGTTGCGGGCAAGCTGGTCGACAGCGCTTCCGTCGGCGGGCTTTTGCCGCTGCTCGCCGGTCTTGGGACTGCGCAGCAGCAGGGCCTGCTGGCGAAGCGGATCCGCGAATGGCGGGCGCGTTCGCGCTTTGGCGTTGCCAGCCATGATCCCGCCGATCCGCGCTTCGAGCCGAAGCGCTACTGGCGCGGCCCGGTCTGGATCATCGTCAACTACCTGCTGATCGATGGTTTGCGGCGCTGCGGGCTCGACGACGTGGCAGGCGAAGTGGTTGCCGACAGCATGGCGCTGATCGAGGAAAGCGGCTTTGCCGAATATTACGACCCGACGACCGGCGAAGGTCTGGGCGGCGGCAACTTCACCTGGACGGCGGCGATCATCGCGGAGCTACTGACAAGCGCCGAGGCCTGA
- a CDS encoding ABC transporter ATP-binding protein codes for MADIVIKSVAKRFGSHTALHDIDLTIKDQEFMVLLGASGCGKTTLLRIIAGLETLSSGEVSIGGRRVDHLPPRERGIAMVFQNYAVFPHMTVFENIAFGLRMKKVSEADIKDKVTRAATLMHIDPYLERYSAQLSGGQRQRVAVARALAVEPSVLLMDEPLSNLDALLRLEMRAELKGILAESKTTTIYVTHDQVEAMSLADRISVMNGGRIVQAAPATTVYANPADRFVGGFIGNPPMNFLPAKRSGNEAEVAGYRLAAPAGGGSLELGIRPEDMDIAEDGLHGKVRVVEPLGPHKLVSVDVDGHLLRAVLPNEADVKSGAAVALAPRPGTVRWFEAESGKAVATSGVAA; via the coding sequence ATGGCAGACATCGTCATCAAGAGCGTTGCCAAACGCTTCGGGAGCCACACGGCGCTCCACGACATCGACCTCACCATCAAGGACCAGGAATTCATGGTCCTGCTCGGAGCCTCGGGCTGCGGCAAGACCACGCTTTTGCGCATCATCGCCGGGCTGGAGACGCTGTCCTCCGGCGAGGTGTCCATCGGTGGACGGCGTGTGGATCACCTGCCGCCGCGCGAGCGGGGCATCGCGATGGTGTTCCAGAACTACGCCGTTTTCCCGCACATGACCGTCTTCGAGAATATCGCCTTCGGCTTGCGCATGAAGAAGGTGAGCGAGGCCGACATCAAGGACAAGGTGACCCGGGCGGCGACGCTCATGCACATCGATCCCTATCTGGAGCGCTATTCGGCGCAGCTTTCCGGCGGCCAGCGCCAGCGCGTCGCGGTGGCGCGGGCGCTTGCCGTCGAGCCGTCCGTGCTCCTGATGGACGAGCCGCTCTCCAACCTCGACGCCCTGCTGCGGCTCGAGATGCGGGCCGAACTCAAGGGCATTCTGGCCGAGAGCAAGACGACGACGATCTACGTCACCCACGATCAGGTGGAGGCGATGTCGCTCGCCGACCGCATTTCGGTGATGAACGGCGGCCGGATCGTGCAGGCCGCGCCGGCAACGACCGTCTATGCCAATCCGGCGGACCGTTTCGTCGGCGGCTTCATCGGCAATCCGCCGATGAATTTCCTGCCCGCCAAGCGCTCCGGCAACGAGGCGGAGGTGGCTGGCTATCGTCTCGCCGCGCCCGCCGGCGGAGGGTCTCTGGAACTCGGCATCCGGCCGGAAGACATGGACATTGCCGAAGACGGGCTGCACGGCAAGGTCAGGGTCGTCGAGCCGCTCGGGCCTCACAAGCTGGTCTCGGTCGATGTCGATGGGCATCTGCTGAGGGCCGTGCTTCCGAACGAGGCGGACGTCAAGTCGGGTGCGGCCGTCGCGCTGGCACCGAGGCCCGGCACCGTGCGCTGGTTCGAGGCTGAAAGCGGCAAGGCCGTCGCCACGTCGGGAGTTGCGGCATGA
- a CDS encoding ROK family transcriptional regulator — translation MNDIRPIRATSGTNQEGASAHNRRVIVDALRLNGPLSRADLARATRLTKQTVSNIIEELEQDGLVASGAVVRKGRGQPSTPYELVPAGAFAIGLQIDRHLARAIAVDLVGSVHVHVEAKLPAGGPSSGVEVVLALVDNARRQLQLVFPQSEDRLVGLGLAMPGPFGLKQEGDDPWMMAAWQAFPLLETLSAGTGLAVSLQNDAAAAATAERIVGAAHGLDHAVCLYLGYGLGAGLIINGELYNGANGNAGEIGMALLGGPDRYTALEHRASLASLYQHLTLDAADPALRDTIDRLAMDRDVRLLSWVEEAAANLRWSVHLIETLFDPETVILCGGAPKALGECLIKAMEPLLTSIADRPDRRLPRLQLGLTDPWSVALGAAAAPIGQTFDPRFSAIWKMSK, via the coding sequence ATGAACGACATTCGCCCGATCCGGGCCACGAGCGGGACCAATCAGGAAGGCGCCAGCGCACACAACCGGCGCGTCATCGTCGATGCCCTGAGGCTGAACGGACCGCTGTCGCGCGCGGATCTCGCCCGGGCCACCCGGCTGACGAAACAGACGGTCTCGAACATCATCGAGGAACTGGAGCAGGACGGGCTCGTCGCCTCCGGCGCCGTGGTACGCAAGGGCAGGGGGCAGCCATCGACGCCCTACGAACTGGTGCCGGCGGGGGCCTTCGCCATCGGTCTCCAGATCGACCGCCATCTCGCCCGCGCCATTGCTGTCGATCTCGTCGGCAGCGTGCACGTGCATGTGGAAGCAAAGCTGCCGGCTGGCGGCCCGTCGTCCGGCGTGGAGGTGGTGCTCGCGCTCGTCGATAATGCGCGGCGCCAACTCCAGCTGGTTTTTCCGCAATCGGAAGACCGACTCGTCGGCCTCGGGCTCGCGATGCCGGGCCCCTTCGGCCTCAAGCAGGAGGGCGACGATCCCTGGATGATGGCGGCCTGGCAGGCCTTTCCGCTGCTGGAGACGCTTTCGGCCGGCACCGGGCTTGCGGTCAGCCTGCAGAACGATGCCGCCGCCGCCGCGACCGCCGAGCGGATCGTTGGCGCCGCCCACGGTCTCGACCATGCGGTGTGCCTCTATCTCGGCTACGGTCTCGGCGCCGGGCTCATCATCAACGGCGAACTCTACAACGGCGCCAACGGCAATGCCGGCGAGATCGGCATGGCGCTGCTCGGCGGGCCGGATCGCTATACGGCGCTGGAACATCGCGCCTCGCTCGCTTCGCTCTACCAGCATCTGACGCTGGACGCCGCCGACCCGGCATTGCGCGACACGATCGACCGTCTGGCGATGGACAGGGACGTCCGGCTCTTGTCCTGGGTCGAGGAGGCCGCCGCCAATCTTCGCTGGAGTGTGCATCTGATCGAGACGCTGTTCGATCCGGAGACGGTGATCCTGTGCGGCGGGGCGCCGAAGGCGCTTGGCGAATGCCTGATCAAGGCGATGGAGCCCCTGCTGACCTCCATTGCCGATCGACCGGACCGACGACTGCCACGATTGCAGCTTGGACTCACGGACCCATGGTCGGTCGCGCTGGGGGCAGCGGCAGCTCCCATCGGCCAGACCTTCGATCCGCGCTTTTCTGCCATCTGGAAGATGTCGAAGTGA
- a CDS encoding carbohydrate ABC transporter permease, which yields MSDRWLTFRAWALMLPLLIVMVAVIGWPLVDTVGLSFTDARLIGTSGKFVGIDNYVRMLSNSGFQRTLWTTTLFAVISVTAEMVTGVLAALLLNQQFYGRTVLRGLMILPWALPTVVNATLWRLIYNPEYGALNALLTQLGLMDSYRSWLGEPGTALAALIVADTWKNFPLVALIALAALQAVPRDITSAALVDGADPWARFRFVTLPYLAGPLLVALVLRTIEAFKVFDIIWVMTRGGPANSTRTLSILVYQEAFSFQRAGSGASLALIVTLIVTVLAATYAVLVKKAAGSTS from the coding sequence TTGTCCGATCGCTGGCTGACATTCCGCGCCTGGGCTTTGATGCTGCCCCTGCTCATCGTGATGGTGGCGGTCATCGGCTGGCCGCTCGTCGATACGGTGGGCCTCTCCTTCACCGACGCACGCCTGATCGGCACCTCGGGCAAATTCGTCGGCATCGACAACTACGTCCGAATGCTCTCCAATTCCGGCTTCCAGCGCACGCTCTGGACCACGACGCTCTTTGCGGTCATCTCGGTGACCGCCGAGATGGTGACCGGCGTCCTCGCGGCCCTGCTCCTCAATCAGCAGTTCTATGGCCGCACCGTTCTGCGCGGGCTGATGATCCTGCCCTGGGCGCTGCCGACGGTCGTCAACGCCACGCTCTGGCGCCTCATCTACAATCCCGAATACGGCGCCCTCAATGCCCTGCTGACGCAGCTCGGGCTCATGGACAGCTACCGCTCCTGGCTCGGCGAGCCGGGCACGGCGCTTGCCGCCCTGATCGTTGCCGACACATGGAAGAATTTCCCGCTGGTGGCCTTGATCGCCCTTGCCGCGCTACAGGCGGTGCCGCGCGACATCACGTCCGCCGCGCTCGTCGATGGCGCAGATCCCTGGGCGCGCTTCCGCTTCGTCACGCTGCCCTATCTCGCCGGCCCGCTGCTCGTCGCCCTCGTTCTGCGCACGATCGAGGCCTTCAAGGTCTTCGACATCATCTGGGTGATGACGCGCGGCGGCCCGGCCAACAGCACGCGGACGCTCTCGATCCTCGTCTATCAGGAGGCCTTCTCCTTCCAGCGGGCGGGATCGGGCGCCTCGCTCGCCCTCATCGTGACATTGATCGTCACCGTCCTGGCCGCGACCTACGCGGTCCTTGTGAAGAAAGCCGCAGGGAGCACGAGCTGA
- a CDS encoding SIS domain-containing protein has translation MTVMAEQRRPAGLLAVEKEMARQHADALASFEGNSDVAQKVAASLGKTRRLLLLGMGGSHAVGRAVEPHYRSLGIDAIALPLSEQLTATLSLENATILVTSQSGESAEVLRWFRETGGTADTFGLTMEGGSSLAKSCPSLIGSGGTEHAFAATRSLTVTFALHLAILAALGQNPASALERLKNPEEPSIGAALNALSSAATVVTSGRRLQGVAEAIALGFTELSRLPCFSLEGGQLRHGPVEMLGPKVGLLMFRADDATAGLVGAMATTAIDAGSPVILFDCSGESAVPGAVTIRVAPASDLAAVFALLPVAQSLMVAFAETRAPNAGTPVRSTKITRVE, from the coding sequence ATGACTGTGATGGCTGAACAGAGACGACCGGCCGGACTGCTGGCCGTCGAAAAGGAAATGGCGCGCCAGCACGCCGACGCGCTCGCGTCCTTCGAGGGCAACAGCGATGTCGCACAGAAGGTTGCCGCCTCCCTTGGCAAGACACGACGCCTGCTGCTGCTCGGCATGGGCGGCTCCCACGCCGTCGGCCGCGCCGTCGAGCCGCATTATCGCTCGCTCGGCATCGATGCGATCGCCCTGCCGCTGTCGGAACAGCTGACGGCGACGCTCTCGCTCGAAAACGCAACGATCCTCGTGACCTCGCAATCGGGCGAGAGCGCCGAGGTGCTGCGCTGGTTTAGGGAGACAGGCGGCACGGCCGACACCTTCGGCCTGACGATGGAGGGCGGCTCCTCGCTGGCAAAAAGCTGCCCGTCGCTCATCGGCAGCGGCGGCACGGAACACGCCTTTGCGGCAACGCGCAGCCTCACGGTGACCTTCGCGCTGCATCTCGCGATCCTGGCGGCGCTCGGCCAAAACCCGGCCTCCGCCCTTGAGCGGCTGAAGAACCCCGAAGAGCCTTCGATCGGCGCGGCGCTGAATGCCCTGTCGTCCGCTGCGACGGTCGTCACGTCCGGGCGACGCCTGCAGGGCGTTGCGGAGGCCATCGCGCTCGGCTTCACCGAACTCTCCCGGCTGCCCTGTTTCTCGCTCGAAGGCGGCCAGTTGCGCCACGGGCCTGTCGAGATGTTGGGCCCGAAGGTCGGGCTCCTCATGTTCCGCGCCGACGATGCGACGGCCGGCCTTGTCGGTGCCATGGCGACAACCGCCATCGACGCCGGCTCGCCCGTGATCCTCTTCGATTGTTCCGGCGAATCGGCGGTGCCGGGCGCGGTCACGATCCGCGTCGCCCCGGCCTCGGATCTCGCCGCCGTCTTTGCCCTGCTGCCGGTGGCGCAGAGCCTGATGGTGGCCTTCGCCGAGACCCGCGCGCCGAACGCCGGCACGCCCGTCCGATCCACCAAGATTACCCGGGTCGAGTGA